The genomic DNA GTCGGTGCAGGTCCTTGTAGATGTCCTCGAGGTCGGAGCGGATGCCGTCGAGGCCGGCCAGCACGGTGGGGGCACGGTCGGTCATGATGACTCCTTGGGCGGCTCGGACTGCTCTTCTCCCCCGGTTCGGGTGGCGGGATCGGAGCGGCGCCGCATCGTCGAGGCAAGTTTGGAGCGGGGCTGCCAGTCCAGACTGTTGGGCAGGTTCCAGTCGTAGTGCACGGCGGTGAGCCGGAAGACCAGGGCCAGGGCGATGCCCAGGCCGATGCCGACCTGGGGGACGCCGAGGTACGAGCAGAGCACCGTGACTCCGGCTACCGCGACGGCGACGGTGGCGTACAGGCCGTTGCGGCCCAAGACAGCTGGCACTCGGCCGAGGATGACGTCGCGCAGGGCGCCGCCGCCGACGGCGGTCAGGGTGCCCAGCAGGACGGCCGGAAGCCAACCCAGGCCGACCGCCAGCGTCTTGTTGGCGCCCGCGACTGCCCAGAACCCGATGACCGCGGCGTCGAGCGCGGTGAACAGCCGGTTCCAGGACTCCTCGCTGATCTTGATGAGGAACACCACCACGGAACCAACGACGGCGGTCAGCAGGTAGGCGTAGTCGGTCAGCGCGACCGGTGTGCCGTGCTGCAGCAGCACATCCCTGATCAAGCCCCCGCCCAGACCGGAGATGATGCCGACCACCAGGAACCCGAACAGGTCCAGGCCGGCCGTGCGGGCCACCGCACCGCCCAGCAGGGCGCACGAGAAGACGCCGGCAAGGTCCAGGTAACGCGTCGCGACATCAATCCCGTGCGAGAGCGAAGAAGCCGACATCGCGGGCATAGCGGACATAGGGTGAGCCTACTCGTGGCCCCGCCTTTGATCACCTGGACGAATAGCGGGACGGATAGCAGCAGGCTGATCGGGCGCGTGCTACAAGTCCTTCATGCCCAGTCGTATCCGAGGTTGGCGAGCTGTGCGAGTTGCTGGTCGGTGAGGCGGTCGCGGCGGCTCTTTTGGTTGCTGAGGAAGACGCCGAGGCGTA from Streptomyces sp. NBC_01707 includes the following:
- a CDS encoding TRIC cation channel family protein, giving the protein MSAMPAMSASSLSHGIDVATRYLDLAGVFSCALLGGAVARTAGLDLFGFLVVGIISGLGGGLIRDVLLQHGTPVALTDYAYLLTAVVGSVVVFLIKISEESWNRLFTALDAAVIGFWAVAGANKTLAVGLGWLPAVLLGTLTAVGGGALRDVILGRVPAVLGRNGLYATVAVAVAGVTVLCSYLGVPQVGIGLGIALALVFRLTAVHYDWNLPNSLDWQPRSKLASTMRRRSDPATRTGGEEQSEPPKESS